One stretch of Pararhizobium qamdonense DNA includes these proteins:
- a CDS encoding MetQ/NlpA family lipoprotein — MTKKTIFHTLSRRAALTALAVSAAAIAGFAAPSASFAQDKSIKVGIISGEDEDVWRVVTTEAAKQGLTIETVVFNDYTQPNEALERGEVDANAFQHQPYLDNQIQQHGYHIVNVGYTGVWPIGLYTKKFKTIAELPEGAVIGVPNDPSNEGRALRVLQNEGIIKLKDGTGILATIADIVENPKKVEIKELDAGVVGRAIEDLDAAVVNTDWALKSGLSADDRVAQEPVDNNPYRNFIAVKTGTENEAWVKTLVSAYQNDAVKAEFDKVYKGTGISAY; from the coding sequence ATGACCAAAAAGACGATCTTTCACACACTCTCGCGCCGCGCGGCCCTGACCGCCCTTGCCGTTTCCGCCGCTGCGATCGCTGGCTTTGCCGCGCCGTCCGCAAGCTTTGCCCAGGACAAGTCGATCAAGGTCGGCATCATCAGCGGCGAAGATGAAGATGTCTGGCGCGTCGTCACGACGGAGGCCGCAAAGCAGGGCCTGACCATCGAAACCGTCGTTTTCAACGATTATACCCAGCCGAACGAGGCGCTGGAGCGCGGCGAAGTCGATGCCAACGCCTTCCAGCATCAGCCCTATTTGGACAACCAGATCCAGCAGCACGGCTATCATATCGTCAATGTCGGCTATACCGGCGTCTGGCCGATCGGCCTCTACACCAAGAAGTTCAAGACCATCGCTGAGCTGCCGGAAGGTGCCGTGATCGGCGTGCCGAATGATCCGTCGAACGAAGGCCGTGCGCTGCGCGTGTTGCAGAACGAAGGCATCATCAAGCTGAAGGACGGCACCGGCATCCTGGCGACGATCGCCGATATCGTTGAAAATCCGAAGAAGGTCGAAATCAAGGAACTCGACGCCGGCGTCGTTGGCCGCGCGATCGAGGACCTCGATGCCGCCGTCGTCAACACCGATTGGGCGCTGAAGAGCGGCCTGTCTGCGGACGACCGCGTCGCCCAGGAGCCGGTTGATAACAACCCTTACCGCAACTTCATCGCCGTCAAGACCGGCACGGAGAACGAAGCCTGGGTAAAGACATTGGTCTCCGCCTATCAGAACGACGCCGTCAAGGCCGAATTCGACAAGGTCTACAAGGGCACCGGCATCAGCGCCTATTGA